One Rhizoctonia solani chromosome 1, complete sequence DNA window includes the following coding sequences:
- a CDS encoding phosphatidylinositol 3- and 4-kinase: protein MDYDGLPVATQPLALLDNRSTKQVTELLQTLSQGLALPDDGTWLPINHPDNQHISSLLVTLSDSVLKGFPRPGKDPWEFEWRDLCILSLNIQARALPKVAVLYDEKKTRPPNGYERTERAWLAMLFADLGLANAWLLDESSQDLDSQGLNTIAQRCVDVTVAMLGFLGGSLMLGDDPERPAWEVLKPCLDELLKFIAALLTAGISALSMLISTLSTPLSADAFLKSYRQSTAFAICEVFSLLEVHHEPKLIARLLELSFTWLEERPSESTGIAAQVWKLAIRRIHTGASPNEPHWHIVDDELAKIIGLVRLEATGSSWSDIESVIMLCASNDTMSNLRVALCQLLTAQVHLLPYEALEVFQNIPVDVDDSSQVLLDLRRAVDSRAQKTSSKATAKSGKRKRDDQTEQETDVHGDTVMRDGSQVTAKQAPQKRISFEYISSNIFDRRRDWLAGGLGPNNEDYEAFEGRVLDSLTSALENQSLAATSNWAAIPCALAHPTSMEKRCPSIRTGTAKTVSRFFELCMRFNSNRGAYDGLASAIKHLSPDHYQVAFNAHATDKVMVLLGSALERPERSVRLAAGRAIVQFVEVAQGMQRSQQDLTARPLAITNKLVLEGKGSVRETALSVLCDIGKVASEDLLGHVILTHITLLQQQNLVIKGLAYAQILEMASFMNKAPFQLLSPYFKQITPLVVEKLSTSSDVLPDVCRLLTVSPRDFLTYTRAPALAAAIKSCNKAVIDVIAGYVEQNTGALLLENAQEYLTEILLVGSESSIRKSMSFLCRDVLNEIIQRRTRKNDEMTEARLLGSCGAPLIGELVIQLGSEDIERRDKANWAIHYIAQQITLERGERATPAIDLPAFLTNHLLGIVMHINDALQDVRGKATVSQKIQMIKSLGVVVKSVGASSSLVSPQIMATLQSMIRIPELSEATLSTWHSFIETLLIVDAVSLLGVTTATVVRHWGEITPKAKEWAIKILEYIIVNNGRDIRQNIDSVVSLSPIDDLKRYNKPLKRLRSSSKDPLEILLARCRNENMNIAVQSLQELKAYLLKHRATIEGYMVGDVFSPWLGRTMKVLFEAACREGDGCEALHKVAYECIGIVGALDPDRLDIQPGGQDQMVMRNFEDEDETVWFIISLISDVLVSAFRSTTDLKYQRHLAYAIQELLRQCGFNNALVKTGSQSVPMKIRTRWKSISPEVVETVGPLLEGRFTIQSKPPVVPQFPIYSHSPTYREWIQTWTAYLISCVKNANAAKIFEVFRPAIRNQDVRVAKQILPHLIIAISQSEEDLSHITQEIVTVLRDQIDNADGTPAPRKTLSAQTVFDLMDQLNRWIRNKNQEAVRKRSELRRGRHHVKDLSNHPAVATLEYQRAKVESLLSTIDNELLSNAAFRCRAFARSLMSFEKEIVSKREQQKTEQELQPLYERLHEIYANLDEPDGMEGVSKLVISPSLEQQIRGHEMTGRWTSAQSCWEIQLQQEPNNLEPHIGLLRCLRNLGHNDAMKTHIHGVLSNHPMWESHLADFAVEGAWTLGDLEAVKRLTSDGQRQSPEMTLGRLLLSAQKDARKEFDAVLENARNVFGGVITANGSTSYRRSYEAVLHLHMAREIESIYQAGNFLNAAVDNPENNYPAMARATLDNLTSSLEKRFKSLLPTFRVQEPVLSMRRTAFSLFSGKVLEIRGEIGQAWLTSSKIALKASHFQTAYSSILQAQRNEMAFSFIQGCKLTKALGEPLRALQEITHAVENPPKLDFSKPGSPNPDRQMMAKALLLRARWTHEADRYESNEVINRFAAASKMLEEWESPHFRLGQYYDDAFKNMDIQSQVSQGASMNMFTCRYYVEAMKFGSKYIYQTMPRLLTIWADMAQLGYIISAERDKSALPPGTEATYKAYKSINAVMSDAISMLKPFQWFTALPQLLSRVTHPNRLTYKYLAKIIISVVISYPQQALWCVSPLGQSRNPERAGRGREILEKSQSTGDEVRELIMQSRAMVKELLAMSERDIPENEYNLNMQKHFPALGRLAPSKLIMPLQDYLTVNLPVSPSVVYQPFPPNIPRFHRFNDEVDVMKSLQKPRKITAQSEDGHTYIFLCKPKDDLRKDARLMDFNSMINKLLKKNAESRRRQLHIRTYAVVILNEECGFLEWVLNTTGYRNIITSLYEQRGLSIYHKQVMEWVQHKAKGLSDKDVHEYWVKKAIPSVLINLHEYFISYFSEPTAWLSSRLAYTRTTAVMSMVGHILGLGDRHGENLMFDTVNGDLVHVDLNCLFERGKTFEIPETVPFRLTANMVDGFGVTGVEGAFRTACEVTMHLLRDNYGSLISVLDAFVHDPLVEWEDQRRKNERDARLARQRAGRTIDPRGRAGSSTSVGSTDIKELARNAMLPIGHKIQGVGRDNRVMTVSNQVEALIREATDPVRLRLVFAGKNVCWMDVLDLA, encoded by the exons ATGGATTACGACGGTCTTCCGGTGGCGACCCAGCCATTAGCATTACTAGACAACCGTTCAACCAAGCAAGTTACGGAGCTACTTCAGACTCTATCCCAAGGGCTTGCTCTCCCTGACGATGGAACGTGGTTGCCTATAAATCATCCTGATAACCAGCACATATCGTCGCTACTAGTTACTCTATCCGATTCAGTTCTCAAGGGGTTTCCTCGTCCTGGTAAAGATCCTTGGGAGTTTGAATGGCGCGACCTCTGCATCTTGTCGCTTAATATTCAAGCTCGTGCGCTTCCCAAAGTCGCAGTCCTGTACGACGAAAAGAAAACTCGCCCTCCTAATGGATATGAACGAACAGAACGCGCATGGCTTGCGATGCTGTTTGCTGATTTGGGACTGGCCAATGCCTGGCTATTAGACGAAAGCTCGCAAGATCTCGATTCCCAAGGGCTTAATACAATAGCTCAACGATGCGTAGATGTGACAGTTGCTATGCTTGGATTTCTGGGGGGCAGTCTAATGCTCGGAGATGATCCAGAACGACCGGCTTGGGAGGTTCTGAAACCATGTTTAGATGAATTGCTCAAATTTATTGCTG CACTTTTGACGGCTGGAATCAGCGCATTATCAATGCTTATTTCCACCCTTTCAACACCACTCTCGGCGGATGCATTTCTTAAAAGCTATAGGCAGTCCACGGCCTTTGCCATATGCGAAGTTTTCTCGTTACTGGAGGTCCATCATGAGCCTAAATTAATCGCTCGACTATTGGAGTTGTCGTTTACGTGGTTAGAGGAGAGGCCTTCCGAATCAACTGGAATTGCTGCTCAAGTTTGGAAGTTAGCCATCCGGCGCATTCATACAGGAGCTTCACCGAACGAGCCACATTGGCACATTGTAGACGACGAACTAGCAAAGATAATCGGTCTCGTTAGGTTGGAAGCCACTGGTTCAAGCTGGTCCGATATCGAATCAGTGATAATGCTATGTGCAAGCAATGATACCATGAGCAATCTGCGA GTAGCATTATGCCAACTGCTTACAGCTCAAGTCCACCTTCTTCCGTACGAAGCCCTTGAAGTTTTTCAAAACATTCCTGTGGATGTAGACGATTCGTCCCAAGTTCTTCTTGATCTCCGACGGGCGGTAGATTCGCGCGCACAGAAAACGAGTTCAAAAGCAACAGCCAAGTCGGGAAAGAGGAAAAGAGACGACCAGACCGAGCAAGAAACCGACGTTCATGGCGATACAGTCATGCGAGATGGGTCACAAGTGACTGCCAAACAAGCACCCCAGAAAAGGATTTCATTTGAGTACATATCGTCGAATATTTTTGACCGACGTCGGGATTGGCTCGCTGGTGGACTGGGACCCAATAACGAGGATTACGAGGCTTTTGAGGGCCGGGTTTTGGACTCGTTGACGAGCGCGCTGGAGAATCAATC GCTTGCAGCAACCAGCAATTGGGCTGCCATTCCATGTGCTTTGGCTCACCCCACATCGATGGAGAAACGCTGTCCTTCAATTCGGACCGGAACCGCAAAAACTGTTTCACGCTTTTTCGAACTTTGTATGCGCTTCAACTCAAATCGGGGAGCCTATGATGGTCTTGCATCGGCTATAAAACACCTGAGCCCTGATCATTATCAAGTTGCCTTCAATGCCCATGCGACCGACAAGGTCATGGTTCTTCTCGGCAGCGCTCTCGAAAGACCTGAGCGATCCGTAAGGCTTGCAGCTGG GCGAGCAATAGTGCAGTTTGTTGAAGTGGCACAAGGGATGCAACGGAGCCAGCAGGATTTGACCGCTCGCCCCTTGGCTATCACGAACAAACTGGTACTCGAGGGTAAAGGATCAGTGAGGGAGACCGCGCTTTCGGTTTTATGTGACATTGGCAA GGTTGCTTCAGAGGATTTGCTAGGACATGTTATTCTGACCCATATAACGCTTCTGCAACAACAAAATTTAGTCATCAAAGGGCTCGCTTATGCTCAG ATACTGGAAATGGCTAGTTTCATGAACAAGGCGCCTTTTCAGCTTCTCTCTCCATACTTCAAACAGATAACACCTTTGGTTGTTGAAAAACTCTCTACATCTTCCGATGTTCTTCCCGACGTATGCCGGCTGCTCACAGTTTCACCCAGAGATTTCCTTACCTATACTCGGGCACCAGCCTTAGCGGCAGCAATCAAGTCTTGCAACAAGGCTGTAATCGATGTAATTGCTGGATACGTCGAACAAAACACCGGGGCACTGCTACTCGAAAATGCTCAAGAATACCTAACTGAAATACTCCTTGTGGGGAGCGAGTCGAGTATACGAAAGTCAATGTCTTTCCTTTGCAGAGATGTTCTGAACGAAATCATACAACGACGGACTCGTAAAAATGACGAGATGACAGAGGCGAGGCTGCTTGGATCTTGCGGGGCACCCCTCATTGGTGAATTGGTCATTCAGCTGGGTAGCGAGGATATTGAACGCCGTGACAAA GCCAATTGGGCAATCCATTATATCGCCCAACAAATTACACTAGAACGAGGCGAACGAGCAACCCCTGCCATTGATCTTCCTGCGTTTTTGACAAACCACCTACTCGGAATTGTAATGCATATCAATGATGCATTGCAAGACGTTAGGGGGAAAGCGACAGTTTCACAGAAGATCCAAATGATAAAAAGCCTCGGAGTAGTTGTCAAGTCCGTCGGAGCGTCTTCAAGCCTTGTTTCGCCTCAG ATTATGGCCACACTTCAGAGCATGATACGTATTCCCGAACTTTCCGAAGCAACGCTCTCAACTTGGCATAGCTTTATCGAAACCCTTTTAATTGTGGACGCGGTCTCTCTATTAGGAGTCACCACGGCCACTGTTGTCCGCCACTGGGGAGAGATTACCCCGAAAGCGAAGGAGTGGGCCATCAAAATATTGGAGTACATCATCGTAAACAACGGGCGGGATATTCGGCAGAATATCGATTCGGTTGTTTCCCTATCCCCCATCGACGACCTCAAGCGTTATAACAAGCCGCTCAAGCGTCTACGCAGCTCCTCGAAAGACCCTCTAGAAATTTTATTGGCACGGTGCAGAAACGAAAACATGAATATAGCAGTTCAGTCACTGCAAGAGCTGAAAGCTTATCTTCTAAAGCATCGGGCCACTATAGAAGGGTACATGGTTGGAGACGTCTTTAGTCCCTGGCTCGGGCGAACAATGAAAGTTCTTTTTGAGGCTGCCTGTAGAGAAGGGGATGGCTGTGAAGCATTGCACAAGGTTGCATACGAATGTATCGGCATAGTCGGAGCGTTGGATCCTGATCGTTTGGATATACAACCCGGAGGCCAAGACCAGATGGTTATGCGCAACTTTGAGGACGAGGATGAAACCGTGTGGTTTATCATCAGTCTAATTTCTGATGTTCTAGTCAGCGCGTTTAGGTCTACGACGGATCTTAAATATCAGCGACACCTTGCATACGCGATTCAGGAGCTCTTGAGACAATGTGGATTCAACAACGCGCTTGTGAAGACTGGTTCACAGTCTGTTCCTATGAAAATTCGTACTCGTTGGAAGTCTATTTCTCCAGAGGTAGTCGAGACTGTCGGTCCGCTATTGGAGGGGCGCTTCACTATCCAGTCAAAACCTCCAGTAGTTCCTCAATTTCCGATATATTCCCACTCCCCAACCTATCGTGAATGGATCCAGACATGGACAGCCTACTTGATTAGTTGCGTCAAAAACGCCAATGCGGCAAAAATATTCGAGGTTTTTCGTCCCGCGATCAGGAACCAGGATGTCAGAGTGGCTAAACAGATTCTTCCACATCTTATCATTGCGATTTCACAATCGGAGGAGGATTTGAGCCATATAACACAAGAGATTGTTACTGTTTTAAGAGATCAAATCGACAATGCAGATGGCACCCCAGCCCCTCGTAAAACCCTCAGTGCCCAG ACCGTCTTTGACCTTATGGACCAATTAAATCGATGGATTCGGAATAAAAATCAGGAGGCAGTTCGCAAGAGGTCCGAGCTCCGAAGAGGGAGACACCATGTGAAGGACCTTAGCAATCACCCCGCGGTAGCAACGCTGGAATATCAACGTGCCAAAGTTGAATCTCTCCTGTCCACTATTGACAACGAATTGTTATCGAATGCTGCATTCCGGTGTCGGGCGTTTGCCCGATCTCTCATGAGCTTTGAGAAGGAGATTGTTTCCAAACGCGAACAACAAAAGACCGAGCAAGAACTGCAGCCTCTTTATGAACGACTTCACGAGATCTACGCCAACTTGGATGAACCTGATGGTATGGAGGGAGTCTCCAAGTTGGTGATATCCCCCTCGCTCGAGCAACAAATCCGGGGGCACGAAATGACCGGTCGCTGGACTTCAGCACAAAGTTGCTGGGAGATCCAGCTTCAACAAGAGCCGAACAATCTAGAGCCTCATATAGGTTTACTGCGGTGCTTGCGCAACCTCGGACACAATG ATGCGATGAAAACCCATATTCATGGAGTCTTGAGTAACCATCCAATGTGGGAATCGCATTTGGCGGATTTTGCGGTGGAGGGAGCCTGGACTCTTGGTGACCTGGAGGCAGTGAAGCGATTGACTTCTGATGGCCAACGACAAAGCCCGGAAATGACACTTGGTCGATTGCTACTCAGTGCTCAAAAGGACGCGCGTAAAGAATTCGACGCAGTTTTGGAAAACGCCAGGAATGTTTTCGGGGGCGTTATTACAGCCAATGGGTCAACTTCTTATCGACGATCTTACGAAGCAGTGCTCCACCTTCACATGGCACGAGAAATTGAAAGCATATACCAAGCGGGAAACTTCTTGAACGCAGCAGTGGACAATCCAGAAAATAACTACCCAGCAATGGCGAGAGCTACCCTTGACAATCTTACATCCAGTTTGGAAAAGCGTTTTAAATCGCTACTACCAACTTTTAGGGTCCAGGAGCCAGTTTTAAGCATGAGAAGAACTGCATTTAGTCTTTT CTCTGGAAAGGTCTTGGAAATTCGAGGAGAAATTGGCCAAGCTTGGTTGACTTCATCGAAGATTGCTCTCAAGGCTTCGCATTTTCAGACAGCATATAGCTCTATTCTCCAGGCCCAAAGGAACGAAATGGCCTTTTCGTTTATACAAGGTTGCAAACTCACCAAAGCACTGGGGGAACCGCTTCGAGCACTACAAGAAATCACGCATGCAGTCGAAAATCCGCCAAAACTGGATTTCAGCAAGCCTGGATCCCCGAATCCTGACCGCCAAATGATGGCCAAG GCACTACTCTTAAGAGCAAGATGGACTCATGAGGCTGACAGGTACGAGAGTAATGAGGTAATCAATCGATTCGCAGCTGCGTCCAAAATGTTAGAGGA ATGGGAGAGCCCTCACTTCCGACTGGGGCAGTATTACGATGATGCCTTTAAGAATATGGATATCCAAAGCCAAGTTTCACA GGGTGCATCCATGAATATGTTCACCTGCAGGTACTACGTAGAAGCAATGAAATTCGGCTCTAAATACATATATCAGACGATGCCTCGTCTACTAACTATATGGGCTGATATGGCACAGTTGGGCTATATTATCTCGGCAGAGCGAGATAAATCTGCTTT GCCGCCTGGAACTGAAGCAACATACAAAGCGTACAAGTCGATCAACGCGGTGATGTCTGATGCAATCAGCATGCTGAAACCGTTCCAG TGGTTTACCGCTCTACCGCAACTACTCTCCCGAGTTACACATCCTAATCGACTTACCTACAAGTATCTGGCGAAAATAATCATATCAGTAGTCATCTCATACCCTCAACAAGCTCTCTGGTGTGTTTCGCCTTTGGGGCAATCACGAAACCCTGAGCGGGCTGGACGAGGGCGGGAAATACTGGAGAAATCGCAG AGCACGGGGGACGAAGTCAGGGAACTCATTATGCAAAGTAGGGCTATGGTCAAGGAATTGCTTGCAATGAGTGAGAGAGACATACCAGAAAATGAGTATAACCTCAACATGCAGAAACATTTCCCTGCACTGGGTCGGCTCGCTCCGTCGAAATTGATCATGCCGCTCCAAGACTACCTCACCGTTAACTTACCAGTTTCTCCGTCCGTTGTCTACCAGCCTTTCCCACCAAACATACCCCGATTTCATA GATTCAATGACGAAGTCGACGTCATGAAATCGTTGCAGAAACCGAGAAAAATCACAGCTCAGTCCGAGGATGGTCATACATACATCTTCCTCTGCAAGCCGAAAGATGACTTACGGAAGGACGCTCGTTTGATGGACTTTAATTCGATGATTAACAAACTACTGAAAAAGAACGCTGAGAGTCGTCGTCGGCAACTCC ACATTCGGACATATGCGGTTGTCATATTGAACGAGGAGTGTGGATTCCTCGAGTGGGTTCTGAATACCACCGGATACCGCAACATTATAACGAGTCTTTACGAGCAACGAGGGCTATCTATCTAT CACAAACAAGTGATGGAATGGGTTCAGCATAAGGCCAAAGGCCTATCCGATAAAGATGTCCACGAGTACTGGGTTAAGAAGGCCATCCCTAG TGTCCTTATCAACTTACACGAGTACTTCATTTCGTATTTCTCCGAACCTACCGCTTGGCTATCCAGTCGGCtagcatatactcgcactaCGGCTGTTATGTCAATGGTCGGACATATTCTGGG CCTTGGAGATCGACACGGCGAAAACCTGATGTTTGATACTGTTAACGGGGATCTTGTTCACGTTGACTTGAACTGTTTATTCGAGCGG GGAAAAACATTCGAAATACCCGAAACTGTACCATTTCGGTTGACAGCGAATATGGTTGACGGTTTTGGCGTCACAGGCGTAGAAG GAGCTTTCCGGACCGCATGCGAAGTCACAATGCACCTTCTTCGTGACAACTACGGGTCTTTGATAAGCGTCCTCGACGCCTTTGTACACGACCCGCTAGTCGAATGGGAAGACCAGCGGAGAAAAAAT GAGCGGGATGCTCGTTTAGCGCGCCAGAGAGCGGGGAGAACAATTGATCCAAGAGGCAGAGCGGGTTCTAGCACATCTGTGGGGTCGACCGATATCAAGGAATTGGCCCGAAATGCTATGCTACCAATTGGGCACAAGATCCAAGGTGTAGGGCGAGACAATCGTGTGATGACAGTTAGCAACCAGGTTGAGGCGTTGATCCGCGAAGCGACCGACCCAGTCCGTTTG AGGCTTGTATTTGCAGGCAAGAATGTATGTTGGATGGATGTCCTGGATTTAGCATGA
- a CDS encoding proprotein convertase subtilisin/kexin type 5 — protein MRFLSIAALAGLVTTSVYAHTIDTRDSQSSRLEERTFWCDAGKAWINGRCQDCSSGSFSIGGYNSQCKTCPAGSTSSTCESYCVCKPGFYLNGGKTTNNACNACAPGYSSGTGASGCSPCPSNTYSTGGSTCQACPAGYTSNPASGSCQAKCQAGTYLNNGQCRPCSAGSYSEPGAASCTTCPAGTFSNTNGAGSCQTCPAGTTSNAGATSCKPVNCPAGKYSKNGSCENCPAGSYSGPNASSCSQCPANTFSTGGSSSCSACPNGASSLPGSSQCSTNCRAGQYWSGSKCNTCPAGFYSQAGASECSDCPDDTYSSAGAGSCTQCPTGKGCGSRSTSINQCIDKCPDGKVYTNGRCQNCPAGTYSNNNMCSDCPAGTISNPGSNKCTPCPGGSVPSPNGQTCTTCPRNTFSNGDNCSPCPAGSTSNPGSSSCGPQPSRRAQPVLGLSCASGQQKCKINAGRGSYECIDTLFTLDACGGCPPIEGEESDGPSGRDCSEIPNVNEVRCTQGSCEIKSCRSGYEPQDGYCVEKAVYTGKNSTTHTSRAKRSIFSRHDTF, from the exons ATGCGCTTCCTTAGCATTGCTGCTCTCGCCGGTCTTGTGACCACCTCCGTTTATGCACACACCAT TGACACCCGTGACTCCCAATCCTCTCGTCTCGAGGAGCGCACTTTCTGGTGCGATGCCGGAAAGGCTTGGATCAATGGGCGATGCCAGGATTGCTCTTCCGGTTCCTTTAGTATTGGTGGTTACAACAGCCAATGCAAGACTTGTCCTGCAGGTTCGACTTCGAGCACA TGCGAGTCGTACTGCGTGTGCAAGCCCGGCTTTTACCTCAACGGCGGCAAGACTACCAACAATGCATGCAATGCTTGTGCTCCTGGTTACTCTAGCGGTACTGGTGCCAGCGGATGCAGCCCGTGCCCATCAAACACCTACTCTACAGGCGGAAGCACCTGCCAGGCATGCCCTGCTGGCTACACCTCCAACCCG GCATCCGGCTCTTGCCAGGCCAAGTGTCAAGCTGGTACTTATTTGAACAACGGCCAGTGTCGTCCTTGCTCTGCCGGCTCTTACTCCGAACCCGGTGCTGCCTCCTGCACGACTTGCCCTGCTGGTACTTTCTCTAATACCAATGGCGCCGGCTCTTGTCAAACATGCCCTGCTGGTACTACTTCCAACGCT GGAGCCACCTCTTGCAAGCCTGTGAACTGCCCGGCTGGAAAGTACAGCAAGAACGGCTCTTGCGAGAACTGCCCAGCTGGCTCTTACAGTGGTCCCAACGCGTCATCCTGCTCTCAATGCCCGGCCAATACCTTCTCAACTGGTGGCTCTTCCAGTTGCTCCGCCTGCCCCAATGGCGCCTCTTCTCTCCCTGGTTCATCGCAGTGCTCGACCAACTGCCGTGCCGGCCAATACTGGAGCGGCTCTAAATGCAACACCTGCCCTGCCGGTTTCTACTCCCAGGCTGGTGCTTCCGAGTGCTCTGACTGTCCTGATGATACCTACTCTTCTGCCGGTGCTGGCTCCTGCACTCAGTGCCCTACCGGCAAAGGATGCGGATCTCGTTCGACCAGCATCAACCAGTGCATTGACAAGTGCCCCGACGGCAAGGTCTACACCAACGGACGCTGCCAAAACTGCCCCGCTGGTACTTACTCGAACAACAACATGTGCTCGGACTGCCCTGCTGGTACCATCTCCAACCCCGGATCCAACAAGTGCACTCCCTGCCCCGGAGGCTCCGTCCCCTCACCTAACGGCCAGACTTGCACCACTTGCCCGCGCAATACTTTCTCCAACGGCGATAACTGCTCCCCTTGCCCGGCTGGTTCTACCTCCAACCCCGGTTCCAGCTCTTGCGGTCCTCAACCTTCCAGGCGCGCTCAGCCTGTTCTTGGCCTTTCCTGCGCTTCCGGGCAGCAGAAATGCAAGATCAATGCTGGACGGGGCAGCTATGAGTGTATTGATACCTTGTTCACTCTCGACGCTTGTGGTGGATGCCCGCCCATTGAAGGCGAAGAAAGCGATGGTCCCTCTGGTCGCGATTGCTCCGAAATCCCCAACGTTAACGAGGTCAGGTGCACTCAAGGTTCTTGCGAGATCAAGTCTTGCCGCTCTGGTTATGAACCCCAGGATGGTTACTGCGTCGAGAAGGCTGTTTACACTGGCAAAAATTCTACCACACACACATCTCGTGCTAAGCGTAGCATCTTCTCCCGCCATGATACGTTCTAA